From one Pseudobdellovibrionaceae bacterium genomic stretch:
- a CDS encoding UDP-N-acetylmuramoyl-tripeptide--D-alanyl-D-alanine ligase — MSWKLTLDEVLKATGGKTLSEKQTEWSGIGTDSRLDLTGQLFIALRGDQFDAHDFVESAVTQGATGLLVDKFVPELKDLVDQVTLVQVRDTLKGLQDLGSYWRRKNKAKIIAITGSTGKTTTKEFVASLLNRQFKTHYNKGSYNNHWGVPLTLLAIEPEHEVAVVEMGMNHSGEITRLCEIASPDIVLVTNVGQAHIGELGSLEAVVQAKWELYRSCPKAIQVYNLVNEHTIRMHEEAVKKGIKHILTFSAYKSNAEVNLRVTEIGLDFIQVMGLIGEVEGDVRVPVFGRQNGTNIMAAAALAMAAGMGPEQIWAGLPELRCAWGRNQLVRLKCGTPVLFDGYNANPESMAALIKNLYEMPMKGKKILVLGEMLELGKESDRLHEELGEMVGNIDVDTLWFIGPSHAAFERGVRRTEFRKNLFISDTYKEELATRIGSMLNDQDIVAIKGSRGMKLEQVIKAWDPIGF, encoded by the coding sequence ATGAGTTGGAAGCTAACACTGGATGAGGTCTTAAAAGCGACGGGGGGCAAAACCCTGTCGGAGAAACAGACGGAGTGGTCTGGAATTGGTACAGACTCGCGTCTTGATCTTACCGGTCAGCTGTTTATCGCCTTGCGTGGAGATCAGTTCGACGCCCATGACTTTGTCGAATCCGCCGTCACTCAAGGTGCGACAGGTCTTCTTGTCGATAAGTTTGTTCCTGAGCTAAAGGATCTCGTCGATCAGGTGACCCTGGTACAGGTTCGTGACACACTTAAGGGCCTTCAGGACTTGGGATCCTATTGGCGCAGGAAGAACAAAGCCAAGATCATCGCCATAACAGGCTCAACTGGTAAAACAACGACAAAGGAGTTTGTTGCCTCCCTTTTGAATCGCCAATTTAAGACTCATTACAACAAGGGAAGTTACAATAATCACTGGGGTGTTCCCCTGACCCTATTGGCGATAGAACCCGAACACGAAGTTGCCGTGGTTGAAATGGGCATGAATCATTCTGGGGAGATCACTCGCTTATGCGAAATTGCCAGTCCCGATATTGTTTTGGTGACCAACGTGGGTCAGGCCCATATTGGTGAGTTGGGCAGTCTGGAGGCCGTGGTGCAGGCCAAGTGGGAACTTTACCGCTCATGCCCCAAGGCCATCCAGGTTTATAATCTGGTCAATGAGCACACCATTCGTATGCATGAGGAAGCGGTAAAAAAGGGAATAAAACACATACTCACCTTTTCCGCCTACAAATCCAACGCTGAGGTCAATTTAAGGGTTACCGAAATCGGGCTCGACTTTATTCAGGTCATGGGATTGATCGGCGAAGTGGAAGGAGATGTAAGGGTTCCGGTGTTTGGTCGACAAAACGGAACCAACATAATGGCAGCAGCGGCCCTGGCAATGGCTGCGGGAATGGGACCCGAGCAAATCTGGGCGGGTCTTCCAGAGTTGCGCTGTGCCTGGGGGCGCAATCAGTTGGTACGATTGAAGTGCGGCACTCCTGTCTTGTTTGATGGCTATAATGCCAACCCGGAAAGCATGGCGGCCTTAATCAAAAACCTCTACGAGATGCCCATGAAGGGGAAGAAAATACTGGTTCTGGGAGAGATGTTGGAGCTGGGCAAGGAGTCCGACCGCCTCCATGAGGAGCTAGGTGAGATGGTGGGCAACATCGATGTGGACACCCTATGGTTCATCGGCCCTTCCCATGCCGCTTTCGAGCGTGGGGTGAGGCGCACAGAATTTCGAAAAAATCTATTTATTTCAGACACTTACAAAGAAGAGCTTGCAACTCGTATCGGCTCTATGCTAAACGATCAGGACATCGTTGCCATTAAGGGTTCGCGCGGGATGAAGCTGGAGCAGGTGATTAAGGCCTGGGATCCAATCGGCTTTTAG
- the murD gene encoding UDP-N-acetylmuramoyl-L-alanine--D-glutamate ligase — MELSEIRGKKILIVGLARTGVSLARLLTENGAEVTVSDHKSKAELANHLEAMSGLEVHYDLGGHTPKTFLQQDLIILSPGVPPHLKIFDYARSHGVKVTGEFEFCSQFIQEPVIAITGTNGKTTTTRMVEQFLSRSGVNCWVGGNFGEPLSEYLRAGEKAQVVILEVSSFQLEHVENFNPSNIVFMNLAENHLDRYRSMEEYVNAKRRIFLNTNQSTTSILNADDNAVVELARDPAVQRGRIFYFSRKPTLEPQIMNIGGAVLIKDQIRVRTGPEIEYYTVSNAKMRGKHNYENVMAAILVAREHGATHEAIQRVIDEFPGMPHRLEYVRKVGGVQFYNDSKATNVHAVMRALDSFDENVILIMGGKDTNLNFAPLKDRIRRVVKTLILVGEAKERINRDVGDYSETFLIGTFEEAILIAYQKSRIGDVVLLSPGCSSFDIFDSYVERGNYFKELVNKFR, encoded by the coding sequence ATGGAGTTGTCTGAAATTAGGGGAAAGAAGATTCTGATTGTGGGTCTGGCGAGAACGGGGGTTTCTCTTGCTCGCCTGTTAACTGAAAATGGTGCCGAAGTTACGGTGAGTGATCACAAGTCAAAGGCGGAATTGGCCAACCATTTGGAGGCCATGTCTGGGTTGGAGGTTCATTATGACTTGGGAGGGCACACGCCAAAGACATTTCTTCAGCAGGATTTGATTATCCTAAGTCCCGGTGTCCCCCCTCACCTGAAAATCTTTGATTATGCTCGCAGCCATGGGGTCAAAGTTACGGGTGAATTTGAGTTTTGCTCACAGTTTATTCAGGAACCGGTTATCGCCATTACTGGAACCAATGGTAAAACGACAACCACCCGGATGGTAGAACAGTTTTTGAGTCGCTCTGGGGTCAATTGTTGGGTTGGCGGTAACTTTGGCGAGCCGCTGAGTGAATACCTGCGCGCTGGAGAAAAGGCCCAGGTGGTGATCTTAGAGGTCAGTAGTTTCCAATTGGAGCATGTTGAGAATTTCAACCCCTCTAATATTGTCTTCATGAATTTGGCTGAAAATCACTTGGATCGCTATCGGAGCATGGAAGAGTACGTCAATGCCAAGAGACGGATTTTCCTTAACACCAATCAGTCCACAACCAGCATTCTCAACGCCGACGACAACGCGGTGGTGGAATTGGCTCGGGACCCAGCTGTCCAGAGAGGTCGAATCTTCTACTTCTCTCGCAAACCCACCCTTGAACCGCAAATCATGAATATCGGTGGTGCGGTTTTGATCAAGGATCAGATTCGGGTGCGCACCGGTCCGGAAATCGAGTACTACACGGTGTCCAACGCTAAAATGCGCGGTAAACACAACTATGAAAACGTGATGGCGGCAATTTTGGTGGCCCGTGAACACGGCGCCACCCATGAAGCTATTCAACGGGTCATTGATGAATTTCCTGGTATGCCTCACCGACTTGAGTACGTGCGCAAGGTTGGGGGGGTTCAGTTTTACAATGATTCCAAGGCGACCAACGTTCACGCTGTGATGCGGGCTCTTGATTCCTTCGATGAGAATGTCATTCTTATCATGGGAGGAAAGGACACCAATCTCAACTTTGCTCCTCTTAAGGATCGGATTCGCCGGGTGGTTAAGACCTTAATCCTGGTGGGCGAGGCGAAGGAGCGAATCAACCGGGATGTGGGCGATTACAGTGAGACCTTTCTCATTGGGACCTTTGAGGAGGCCATATTGATTGCCTACCAAAAGTCTAGGATTGGTGATGTGGTTCTTCTTTCGCCTGGCTGTTCGAGCTTCGATATCTTTGACAGCTATGTTGAGAGAGGAAACTACTTTAAGGAATTGGTGAATAAATTCCGCTGA
- the murG gene encoding undecaprenyldiphospho-muramoylpentapeptide beta-N-acetylglucosaminyltransferase → MARQTVFIAGGGTGGHIYPALAIARGLLELNSELDIHFVGSPVGLETQIIPNQGFPLHLVPIGRLNRNVGLGERLKTLVGLPLSFFVALFLLLKFRPKLLLGVGGFASAPVLFVGALCGFKTVIWEPNAYPGLANRWLAKVVGLGLVVFSEAKDLLRVKRVLKIGLPVRKEIEELAGSRRPHLGPLRILIFGGSQGARGINNTVCDAVCKGGDWLDQVEIIHQTGKHDFASVKAKYQSDGARVDVREYLPNIHEQYAWADMVICRAGVSTIAELAAAAKPAILVPFPFASDDHQQKNAEALVKDDAAVMVIQKDFTPDRLVRIIREIVRNPARLEQLSGNIRRFHQPKAAEGTAKVLLAEMAGKNSNEQN, encoded by the coding sequence ATGGCGCGGCAGACGGTATTTATAGCGGGTGGTGGAACAGGCGGACACATCTATCCGGCCCTGGCGATAGCGAGGGGACTTCTTGAATTGAATTCTGAATTGGACATTCATTTTGTTGGATCTCCCGTCGGCCTAGAAACTCAAATAATTCCCAACCAGGGTTTTCCTCTTCATCTGGTCCCCATTGGTCGTCTGAACAGAAACGTGGGATTGGGCGAGAGGCTCAAAACCCTAGTAGGCTTACCACTATCTTTCTTTGTTGCCCTGTTTTTGTTGCTCAAATTCAGACCTAAACTGCTATTGGGGGTGGGTGGGTTTGCTTCGGCTCCCGTGCTATTTGTGGGAGCTTTGTGTGGATTTAAAACGGTTATTTGGGAGCCTAATGCCTATCCTGGCCTCGCAAATCGATGGCTGGCAAAGGTTGTGGGCCTTGGATTGGTGGTCTTCAGCGAGGCCAAAGATCTTTTGAGAGTAAAGCGAGTACTCAAGATTGGTTTGCCGGTTCGCAAGGAGATTGAGGAGTTGGCAGGTAGTAGGCGACCCCACCTCGGTCCTTTGCGAATTTTAATATTCGGTGGCAGCCAAGGGGCAAGGGGAATCAACAATACGGTTTGTGATGCTGTTTGCAAGGGCGGAGATTGGCTCGATCAGGTGGAGATCATACATCAAACAGGTAAGCATGATTTTGCCTCGGTGAAAGCCAAGTACCAGTCGGATGGGGCTCGCGTGGATGTCAGGGAGTATCTACCCAATATTCATGAGCAATATGCCTGGGCGGATATGGTGATATGTCGGGCAGGAGTGAGTACTATCGCCGAGTTGGCGGCAGCGGCAAAACCGGCCATTTTGGTTCCCTTTCCGTTTGCGTCTGATGATCACCAGCAGAAGAATGCTGAAGCTTTGGTAAAGGATGATGCTGCGGTGATGGTAATCCAGAAGGATTTCACTCCAGATCGATTGGTTAGGATTATTCGTGAGATTGTTCGGAATCCAGCCCGGCTGGAGCAGTTATCGGGGAACATTCGTCGATTTCATCAACCCAAGGCCGCGGAGGGAACTGCGAAAGTTCTTTTGGCAGAGATGGCGGGAAAAAACTCAAATGAACAAAATTAA
- a CDS encoding cell division protein FtsW: MLVVFFFLGLGLVQVYSSSYIFAMEKHGDGLLIFRRQLVFTGLAVLALLGGTYMPFKWLRIGTPLLWVVAVVGLILTFVPELAIKAGGAQRWVKLPFGQRFEPGEMIKLVLPLVMATYLSRPDQRLSGGQWFFRFVFLGLPLLLVLRQPDFGTFAICVSVCFLMLFAFGLRWRYILGGLAFALPAFYFLVVNVPYRAARMKAFLDPWSDPAQKGFQVIQSMLAFSAGGVWGAGLGQGQGKLFFLPEAHTDFTLAVLGEETGYVGFLLVLLLYGVLVFRGFQISVKASDLYARAAALGLTVVFGLGVFINVGVVLGFLPTKGLTLPFLSYGGSSLVMTCLGFGWLLNIDRQNKQTRPKRGAARI; this comes from the coding sequence CTGCTAGTCGTTTTCTTCTTCCTAGGATTGGGCCTGGTTCAGGTCTATAGTTCTTCCTACATTTTTGCCATGGAAAAGCACGGCGACGGACTGTTGATCTTTCGTCGTCAGCTGGTGTTTACGGGTTTGGCGGTGTTGGCTCTATTGGGTGGCACTTACATGCCCTTTAAGTGGCTACGAATCGGCACCCCCCTTTTGTGGGTAGTGGCTGTTGTAGGGCTTATTCTCACGTTTGTTCCTGAATTGGCAATCAAGGCCGGGGGGGCCCAACGGTGGGTGAAGCTACCTTTTGGGCAAAGATTCGAGCCAGGCGAAATGATTAAGCTGGTGCTCCCGCTGGTTATGGCGACTTACCTGAGTCGACCCGATCAGCGTCTCTCCGGCGGGCAATGGTTTTTTCGCTTTGTCTTTTTGGGACTGCCCTTATTGCTGGTCTTGCGTCAGCCGGACTTTGGAACTTTCGCCATTTGTGTGTCTGTGTGCTTTCTGATGCTCTTCGCATTTGGTTTACGATGGCGTTACATTTTGGGAGGACTCGCGTTTGCTTTGCCGGCCTTTTACTTCCTGGTCGTCAATGTTCCCTATAGAGCCGCGAGAATGAAGGCTTTTTTGGATCCATGGTCCGACCCCGCCCAAAAGGGATTTCAGGTAATTCAGAGCATGTTGGCCTTCTCTGCTGGGGGAGTGTGGGGTGCGGGCCTTGGTCAGGGGCAGGGAAAGCTATTTTTTCTTCCTGAAGCACACACAGATTTTACATTGGCGGTACTTGGCGAGGAGACTGGTTATGTGGGATTCTTGTTGGTGCTGCTTCTCTATGGCGTCCTGGTGTTCCGTGGATTCCAGATTTCGGTGAAAGCATCGGATCTCTATGCGCGAGCTGCGGCATTAGGTTTAACAGTTGTTTTCGGCCTTGGAGTTTTTATTAATGTCGGCGTTGTTCTTGGCTTCCTGCCGACAAAAGGTCTCACACTCCCCTTCCTGAGTTATGGTGGAAGTTCTTTGGTGATGACTTGTCTTGGCTTTGGCTGGCTGTTAAACATAGACAGGCAGAATAAACAGACGCGGCCGAAGCGCGGAGCGGCCAGAATTTAG
- a CDS encoding histidine kinase: MSQEKVSELKPFFSILLIIATLFTMAFFKMEVRRMGYSVFSASRTFKVMRDRHRSQVMEYAQITRPDRVRKIAVSRFTLNDAQVGQIIQMIGTHIALPQ, encoded by the coding sequence ATGAGCCAGGAAAAAGTGAGCGAGTTGAAGCCGTTTTTTAGCATTTTACTTATCATTGCCACTCTTTTTACAATGGCCTTTTTCAAAATGGAGGTTCGCCGCATGGGTTATTCGGTGTTTTCTGCGTCCCGAACCTTCAAGGTAATGCGAGATCGACACCGCTCCCAGGTGATGGAGTACGCCCAGATCACCCGTCCTGATCGCGTCCGTAAGATTGCCGTTTCTCGCTTCACTCTCAATGATGCCCAGGTGGGTCAAATCATTCAAATGATAGGCACTCATATTGCCTTGCCTCAATAA
- a CDS encoding phospho-N-acetylmuramoyl-pentapeptide-transferase: MLYRWLYEASDSISALNVFRYITFRTFISFFTAFFLCWILGPYFIRHLVKKQVGQSIREDGPQSHKKKAGTPTMGGGLILMGLLAPAILWVDMLNPMVWAVLVVTYGFGLIGYRDDYLKVAKKNSKGLSGRLRLLLEFLISGLVVAYLVWDGQITTVLSVPFLKEVHFDLGWFYVPFAALTIVGCANAVNLTDGLDGLAIFPVIVCAGTFMIFAYVAGHSEIARYLAIPFVTGSGELTILAAAVVASGLAFLWFNSFPAQVFMGDVGSLSLGGFLGVMAVLTHNELLLVLLGGVFVVEALSVITQVASFKLTGKRVFRMAPIHHHYELKGLDETKIIVRFWIVSILLAVLSLSTLKLR, from the coding sequence ATGCTCTATCGTTGGCTCTATGAGGCGTCGGATTCAATCTCTGCTCTGAACGTCTTTCGTTACATCACATTTAGAACTTTCATTTCATTTTTTACGGCCTTCTTTCTTTGTTGGATCCTTGGTCCCTATTTTATTCGTCATCTGGTGAAAAAACAGGTGGGCCAGAGCATTCGCGAGGACGGGCCACAAAGCCACAAGAAAAAGGCCGGAACACCAACCATGGGTGGTGGACTGATTCTCATGGGACTACTGGCTCCAGCGATATTGTGGGTCGATATGCTGAATCCTATGGTCTGGGCGGTTTTGGTCGTGACCTATGGGTTTGGTTTGATTGGCTACCGAGATGACTATCTCAAGGTGGCTAAGAAGAACTCAAAAGGACTGTCGGGTAGGCTAAGACTGTTGCTTGAGTTTTTGATTTCCGGTTTAGTCGTGGCCTATTTGGTATGGGATGGTCAGATCACCACAGTTCTTTCGGTCCCCTTCCTCAAAGAAGTTCATTTTGATCTCGGTTGGTTCTATGTCCCCTTTGCGGCTCTCACAATCGTCGGGTGCGCCAATGCAGTGAACCTTACCGATGGTTTGGATGGACTGGCGATTTTTCCAGTTATTGTCTGTGCTGGAACATTCATGATCTTCGCCTACGTTGCGGGACACTCGGAGATCGCTCGTTACCTGGCTATTCCCTTTGTTACTGGATCTGGTGAGTTGACAATCCTGGCAGCAGCCGTCGTTGCCTCTGGGCTGGCCTTCCTTTGGTTCAATAGCTTTCCCGCCCAGGTCTTCATGGGCGATGTGGGCAGTTTGTCCCTGGGTGGATTTCTTGGCGTAATGGCCGTGTTAACTCATAACGAGTTATTATTGGTTTTGTTAGGTGGTGTATTCGTCGTAGAGGCCCTTTCCGTTATTACCCAGGTGGCGTCCTTCAAGTTAACGGGAAAGAGGGTGTTCCGCATGGCCCCGATTCATCACCACTATGAACTCAAGGGTTTGGATGAGACTAAGATTATTGTTCGTTTTTGGATTGTAAGCATTCTTTTAGCCGTGCTGAGTTTGAGCACACTGAAACTGAGATGA
- a CDS encoding transpeptidase family protein, which translates to MKSRIVLIFVLFLVMWLGMILRGSYLQLVADPRLEELQKKQFETMLTVKSRRGAILDRDGRELAVTVSSYSLFADPKIIKEPKTVARKVAKYLGADWRPIYKKIKNRERRFVWLRRHLSRDQKESILDWKIRGLGLVEEPRRIYPNNSLLASALGFVGSEGQGLEGLELAFERHLKGQNIRIHMGRDARGRPLMENGNFYGQVPDGFNIHLTIDNQLQYLLERELEATQEKYEADSAVGVVLDARTSEILAMGQTPGFNLNNARQYPHSVRRNRSVTDAFEPGSTMKTFVMASALKHKVAKPNTAIDCEGGKLQIGRRIIREADSTHNFGQLTVSEILAYSSNVGTAKLAFMVGNDRLYQTLLDFGFGSQTLVDLPGESSGILHKPPWNKHLLANISFGHGVSATPLQIAAAYGAIANGGVWSQPYIVKRVISEDTNEEVKLQKRQKKRVLSQDDAATLTLMLTNVTAPTGTGFNARIKGFPVAGKTGTAQKVNLEKGGYFRHAYISSFAGFVPANDPRFVIYIAVDNPRVKYYGAQVAAPVFARLASFMVRKSGLPPVLISEENILATREKALDSESLQEKALTAVNESMNITQEGVTPDFRGLTLREVIRRVRGTDVKVRFKGSGVVASSRPTAGEPLRPGQEIHLQLKTPKTVKE; encoded by the coding sequence ATGAAGTCCCGGATTGTTCTCATATTTGTTTTGTTCCTGGTGATGTGGTTGGGAATGATCCTGAGAGGAAGTTATCTGCAATTGGTGGCAGATCCGCGTCTTGAGGAACTGCAGAAAAAGCAATTTGAAACAATGCTGACTGTGAAATCGCGGCGCGGGGCAATTCTCGATCGGGATGGTCGGGAGTTGGCTGTAACGGTCTCATCTTATTCCCTTTTTGCCGATCCGAAAATAATAAAGGAACCCAAAACAGTCGCCAGGAAGGTTGCTAAATATTTGGGAGCGGATTGGCGTCCAATATATAAGAAAATCAAAAATCGTGAAAGGAGATTTGTATGGCTACGTCGCCATTTGTCCCGAGATCAAAAGGAATCAATTTTGGATTGGAAGATTCGGGGACTGGGTTTAGTCGAGGAACCTCGCCGAATTTATCCGAATAATTCTCTCCTTGCATCCGCATTAGGATTTGTCGGCTCCGAGGGCCAGGGTTTAGAAGGGCTTGAGCTTGCGTTCGAACGACATTTGAAGGGACAGAATATTCGTATCCACATGGGGCGCGATGCTCGTGGGCGTCCTCTTATGGAAAATGGCAATTTCTATGGCCAGGTCCCTGATGGATTTAATATTCATCTTACGATAGACAATCAACTTCAATACTTGTTGGAAAGGGAACTAGAAGCCACTCAGGAAAAGTACGAAGCCGATTCGGCGGTGGGTGTGGTCCTAGACGCCCGAACTTCGGAAATTCTGGCGATGGGGCAAACTCCCGGATTCAATCTCAACAATGCTCGTCAGTATCCCCATTCGGTCAGGCGCAATCGATCAGTGACGGATGCCTTTGAGCCAGGCTCGACGATGAAAACCTTTGTCATGGCCTCGGCCCTCAAGCACAAGGTGGCCAAGCCAAACACAGCCATTGACTGTGAGGGAGGGAAACTCCAGATTGGCAGGCGAATAATTCGTGAGGCAGACAGCACCCATAACTTTGGCCAACTGACCGTGAGCGAGATTTTGGCTTATTCGTCAAATGTTGGTACAGCCAAGTTGGCCTTTATGGTAGGCAATGATCGCTTGTACCAAACCTTGTTGGATTTTGGCTTTGGCAGTCAGACGCTTGTTGACCTTCCCGGGGAGAGTTCAGGAATCTTGCACAAGCCTCCATGGAACAAACACCTACTGGCCAACATATCTTTTGGTCATGGCGTTAGCGCAACCCCTCTGCAAATCGCCGCAGCCTACGGAGCAATAGCAAACGGTGGTGTCTGGTCGCAGCCTTATATTGTTAAAAGAGTGATATCAGAGGATACCAATGAAGAGGTGAAGCTCCAAAAGCGACAAAAGAAACGTGTTCTCAGTCAGGACGATGCGGCGACATTGACTTTAATGCTGACCAATGTGACGGCTCCCACGGGCACAGGATTCAATGCCCGGATCAAGGGGTTTCCGGTGGCCGGAAAGACGGGCACAGCCCAAAAGGTGAATTTGGAGAAGGGCGGCTATTTCAGGCATGCCTACATATCCAGTTTCGCAGGATTTGTTCCGGCCAATGATCCTCGCTTTGTTATCTACATTGCGGTCGACAATCCACGGGTCAAGTACTACGGGGCCCAGGTGGCAGCTCCGGTTTTTGCTCGCTTGGCCAGCTTTATGGTTCGCAAGTCAGGTCTTCCTCCGGTGCTCATTTCAGAGGAAAACATCCTGGCTACCAGAGAGAAGGCTTTAGACTCTGAGAGCCTACAGGAAAAGGCGCTAACCGCGGTCAATGAGTCGATGAATATCACTCAGGAAGGCGTGACTCCCGACTTCAGGGGATTAACCTTACGTGAGGTCATTCGCCGTGTTCGCGGCACCGACGTCAAAGTACGGTTTAAGGGTTCAGGGGTGGTTGCCTCATCTCGACCCACTGCGGGCGAACCACTGCGGCCTGGACAAGAAATTCACTTGCAGCTAAAGACTCCGAAAACGGTGAAAGAGTAA
- a CDS encoding UDP-N-acetylmuramoyl-L-alanyl-D-glutamate--2,6-diaminopimelate ligase — MKLAQLFSIYPQLKWGHQRSADVRFICRDSRLVEPGCVYVAVRGQAHDGHDFLPQVCRAGAVGVVVESESKIPADYPGAVAVVRDCRKALDQLASRYYNNPAASMYCVGVTGTNGKTSLAYLVESILNEYGWSTGVMGTVDHHIGTHVWESQLTTPDALDLQKRLVEFKSLGAKAVAFEVSSHALSQFRADAIPFDAVVFTNLTRDHLDYHGDLDSYFSAKQRLFDEILWGSEKRDLYAIINRDDPYGRKLRIADKATRWTYGEREADFCFQIMDQGFSGCRYEIRHPRGVTEISSPLIGRHNVYNCTAAFAVGLAAGVSSETCATALSRFHGVPGRMERVENQKGIHVFVDYAHTDDALKSVLASLNEIRRLSGSTARIISVFGCGGDRDKGKRPLMAKAAVEGSDLVFVTSDNPRTEDPEEIIQDIFSGIEEGDRDHKVFSEVDRKQAISRALRSANSGDVVLIAGKGHEGYQIVGTEKLSFCDVNVVKDLLQ; from the coding sequence TTGAAACTCGCTCAGTTATTTTCCATTTACCCACAATTGAAATGGGGCCATCAGCGGTCGGCTGATGTGCGTTTCATTTGTCGGGACTCTCGGCTGGTCGAGCCGGGCTGTGTCTACGTGGCGGTTCGCGGACAGGCCCATGACGGTCATGATTTTCTCCCTCAGGTCTGCCGCGCTGGGGCTGTGGGTGTGGTGGTGGAATCGGAGTCAAAGATTCCCGCGGATTACCCCGGAGCGGTGGCGGTGGTTCGAGACTGTCGCAAGGCTTTAGATCAATTGGCGAGTCGCTATTACAACAACCCGGCAGCCTCCATGTATTGTGTTGGCGTAACGGGCACAAATGGTAAGACTAGTTTGGCCTACCTAGTGGAGTCCATCTTGAATGAATATGGGTGGTCGACTGGGGTCATGGGCACTGTGGACCACCACATTGGGACCCATGTTTGGGAAAGTCAGCTCACCACTCCTGATGCCCTGGATCTGCAGAAGCGTTTGGTCGAGTTTAAGTCTCTAGGGGCAAAGGCCGTAGCCTTCGAGGTGTCCAGTCATGCCTTGTCGCAATTTCGTGCAGACGCGATTCCCTTTGATGCCGTGGTGTTCACAAATTTGACCAGGGATCACCTGGACTACCACGGCGATCTCGACAGTTATTTTTCGGCCAAGCAAAGACTGTTCGATGAGATATTGTGGGGGTCAGAAAAGCGTGACCTTTATGCCATTATCAATCGTGATGACCCTTATGGTCGTAAGTTGCGAATTGCCGACAAGGCCACTCGCTGGACCTATGGTGAAAGAGAAGCGGATTTCTGTTTTCAGATTATGGATCAGGGTTTCTCTGGTTGTAGGTATGAAATCCGCCATCCCCGTGGAGTGACGGAAATCAGCAGTCCCTTGATTGGTCGGCACAATGTCTACAACTGCACAGCGGCATTTGCCGTTGGACTGGCGGCTGGTGTTTCTAGTGAGACCTGTGCCACGGCTCTGTCCCGTTTTCACGGCGTTCCTGGACGAATGGAGAGAGTGGAAAATCAAAAGGGCATTCATGTATTTGTGGATTACGCTCACACAGATGATGCGTTAAAATCTGTGTTGGCGTCTTTGAACGAAATTCGTCGCCTGTCTGGATCGACAGCAAGAATTATTTCGGTTTTTGGTTGTGGGGGCGATAGAGATAAGGGCAAACGCCCACTTATGGCGAAGGCGGCCGTCGAGGGATCGGACCTGGTGTTTGTCACCTCGGACAATCCGCGGACAGAGGACCCGGAGGAGATTATCCAGGATATTTTTTCAGGGATTGAAGAGGGAGATAGGGACCATAAAGTGTTTAGTGAAGTGGATCGAAAACAAGCTATTTCTAGGGCGCTGCGATCAGCAAACTCCGGTGACGTTGTATTGATTGCGGGAAAGGGACATGAGGGCTACCAGATTGTGGGAACAGAAAAGCTATCCTTTTGTGATGTGAACGTGGTGAAAGATCTATTGCAATGA
- the rsmH gene encoding 16S rRNA (cytosine(1402)-N(4))-methyltransferase RsmH has product MEHIPVLLDPILQMAKGLSQPPAHYLDGTFGRGGHTRALMAEFPQMRTFALDQDEEAIAYGQEHFQRELASGHLVLCRANFREVESLQERFSEFHGGAGFDLILLDLGVSSPQLDRGDRGFSFYHDGPLDMRMDQRGEVTAEDIINNWNPDELSDLFRELGEVRSPGRVVNAIIEERRKQAFRTTRELASLIERCLGWRKKGHHPATQYFLALRLEVNRELDVVKEVIPQLVELLRDSGRLMIITFHSLEDRIVKYALRDLCDRGFLVNKKVIQAPWGEAKKNPRARSAKLRVFQKGELP; this is encoded by the coding sequence GTGGAACACATCCCGGTTCTCCTTGATCCCATTCTGCAAATGGCAAAGGGCCTCAGTCAGCCTCCCGCCCACTATCTGGATGGCACATTTGGCAGGGGAGGGCATACACGGGCCTTGATGGCTGAGTTTCCTCAGATGCGGACATTTGCTCTCGATCAGGACGAGGAGGCGATTGCCTATGGTCAGGAGCATTTTCAAAGGGAATTGGCTTCAGGGCATTTGGTTCTCTGTCGGGCCAACTTTCGCGAAGTGGAATCCCTGCAGGAAAGATTCAGCGAATTTCATGGTGGAGCTGGATTTGATCTTATCCTCCTCGATTTGGGCGTGAGCTCTCCCCAGTTAGATCGTGGTGACCGAGGCTTCAGTTTTTACCATGACGGCCCTTTGGATATGCGCATGGATCAGCGGGGAGAAGTGACCGCGGAAGATATCATTAACAATTGGAATCCGGATGAGTTGTCCGATCTCTTTAGGGAGCTGGGAGAGGTAAGGAGTCCTGGGCGGGTGGTTAATGCGATCATTGAGGAGCGCCGCAAACAGGCCTTCCGCACCACTCGCGAGTTAGCTTCGCTCATAGAACGCTGTCTCGGTTGGCGAAAAAAGGGGCACCATCCAGCCACTCAATACTTTTTGGCGCTCAGGCTCGAAGTTAATCGCGAGCTAGATGTTGTTAAGGAAGTGATCCCCCAATTGGTGGAACTCCTCCGTGATTCAGGAAGACTAATGATCATTACCTTCCACTCTCTCGAAGATCGAATCGTCAAATATGCTCTGCGAGATCTTTGTGATCGCGGATTTTTGGTGAATAAGAAAGTCATTCAAGCACCTTGGGGTGAGGCCAAGAAAAATCCTCGCGCCCGCAGCGCTAAGCTGCGCGTATTTCAAAAAGGAGAATTGCCATGA